The sequence below is a genomic window from Candidatus Thiodiazotropha endoloripes.
GCAAGGCGTGCCGCGAGTATGCCGCCAAACAGGTGAAGGGTCAGCGGGAGGATTTCATCCGGCTCGGGGTGCTGGGTGACTGGGATCACCCCTATCTCACCATGGATCACCAGTTCGAGGCGGATATCATTCGCTCACTGGGTAAGATCGTCGCCAATGACCATATTCAGAAGGGCTACAAGCCGGTCCATTGGTGTACCGACTGTGGCTCCGCCCTGGCCGAGGCGGAGGTTGAGTATCAGGATAAGGACTCCTTCGCGATCGATGTGGCTTTCGCTCTGGTGGATGAGGCGGCACTGCTGGACCGCTGCCACCATGTACCCGAAGGGGGTGGCGAGGGGCCGATCTCGTTTGTCATCTGGACCACCACACCCTGGACCCTGCCTGCCAACCAGGCGGTGGCGCTGAATCCCTCTTACGAATATGCGATGGTCGAGTATGAGAGTGAGCAGGGCAAGCGGCGTCTGGTGATTGCCGACGATATGCTCAAGGATGTGATGGATCGTTTCGGTATCGAACACTACCATGTGGTGGCCTATGCCAAAGGGGAGGCCTTTGAAGGTTTGATGCTGCAGCACCCCTTTTACGATCGCCAGGTACCGGTCATTCTGGGCGAGCATGTCACTCTGGAGGCGGGTACCGGTGCGGTGCACACGGCGCCAGGTCATGGCCTGGATGACTATTTTGTGGGTATGCGCTACAACCTGCCGGTGGATAACCCGGTGGGCGGTAATGGCTGCTTCGTCGAGGCTACTGAACTGTTTGCCGGACTGCATGTGCTCTCCGCCAACGAACAGGTGATCGAGGTTCTGCAGTCACGGGGTGCGCTGATGCACGAAGAGCGGCTGCGACACAGTTATCCGCACTGTTGGCGCCATAAAACCCCGATCATCTTCCGTGCAACGCCGCAATGGTTTGTCAGCATGGATCAGAGCGGGCTGCGGCAGCAGGCGCTGCAGGAGATCGAGAAGGTCAACTGGATGCCCGATTGGGGCAAGGCCCGTATTCAGGGAATGGTAGGGAACCGCCCAGACTGGTGTATCTCCCGTCAACGTACCTGGGGAGTACCGATCACCCTGTTCATCCACAAACAGAATGGGCAGCTTCACCCTGATACACCGGTATTGATTGAAAAGGTCGCTCAGCTGGTTGAGGGGCAGGGTTTTGAAGCCTGGTTCAATCTCGAACTGGATCAGTTCCTCGGTGAGGCGGCGGCCGACTATGAGCAGGTGACCGATACCCTGGATGTCTGGTTCGATTCCGGTGTCTCTCACCACTGTGTACTGGATGCCAGAGAGAACCTGGCTTTTCCCGCCGACCTCTATCTGGAAGGCTCCGACCAGCATCGTGGTTGGTTTCAATCCTCGCTGATGACCTCGGTGGCGATGAATGGTTGTGCCCCCTACAAGGCGGTACTGACCCATGGTTTCACTGTCGATGCTCAGGGGCGCAAGATGTCCAAGTCCTTGGGTAACGTGGTAGCGCCACAGAAGGTGCTGAAAACCCTGGGGGCGGATATCATTCGTCTGTGGGTTGCCGCCACGGACTATCGCAATGAGATGACCGTCTCCGACGAAATTCTCAAGCGTACCGCAGATGCCTATCGCAGGATCCGTAATACGGCCCGCTTTCTGCTTTCCAATCTGAACGGTTTCGATCCAAAGCAGAATCTGCTCGAACCTTCACAGATGATCGAGCTGGATCGCTGGGCGGTGGATCGCACCCTGCAACTGCAGCAGGAGATCGCCGAAGCCTACGGGGATTATCAGTTCCATGTCATCTACCAGAAGATTCATAACTTCTGTGTCAATGAGTTGGGCGGTTTCTACCTGGATATCATCAAGGATCGTCAATATACCACTCAGGCAGATAGTCTGCCCCGGCGCTCCTGCCAGACGGCGATGTACCACATCATCGAGGCGATGGTGCGTTGGCTGGCGCCGATTCTCAGTTTTACTGCGGATGAGATCTGGCAGTCGATTCCCGGTGAGCGCAGCGAGAGTGTGTTTCTGGAGACCTGGTATGAGGGGCTCTATGCTCTGGATCAGGATGACCGATTCAATGCGGATTATTGGCAGCAGATCATCAATCTGCGTGAAGCGGTCAGCAAGGCGATGGAATCGTTTCGCGCGGAAGGTAACTCCTCCCTGGATGCGGATGTCACCATCTATGCAAACGATGAGTTGATTGACGCTCTGGCGCAGCTGGAGGATGAACTGCGCTTCGTGTTGATCACCTCGGATGCCAGGGCACTGCCGATGGCACAAAAGCCGGATCAGGTCGAGCTGGATGAAACCCTGGGAGTTGGCGTTCAGGTCACCGCGTCAGCGCATGCCAAGTGTGTCCGCTGCTGGCACCACAGGGAAGATGTGGGGAGTCATGCGGAGCATCCGGAGCTCTGTGGCCGTTGTGTGGAGAATGTCAGCGGAACCGGTGAACCCCGGCGCTTTGCCTGAGACATTTTCAAAGGGATATCGAAATGATCAACTGGTTGTGGCTCTCCTTTGTTGTGATCTTGCTGGATCAGTTGACCAAGCAGCTGGCCGACAGAATGCTGACCCTTTACGAGCCGGTCTATGTGTTGCCGATATTTGATCTGACCCTGCTCTACAACAAGGGTGCGGCATTCAGCTTTCTCAGCGATCAGGGGGGCTGGCAGCGCTGGTTCTTTACCGTACTCGCCATCGTGGTGACCACGGTTCTCACCGTCTGGCTGTGGCGTTTGAAGCAGCAGGAGAAGTGGGTGGCCGTCTCCCTCTCGCTGATCATTGGGGGTGCGATTGGTAATGTGATCGACCGCATCCTGTTTGGTCATGTGATCGACTTTCTGCACTTTCACTATCAACAGCACTATTGGCCCGCATTCAATATCGCCGACTCAGCCATCACCCTCGGTGTGGGGATTATGTTGTACGATGCCTTGGTGCTGGCGAAGAAACGCGACTGAAATCGATTGGAGTAGTTTTAACAGGCCCTAGCAGGTCAAGCCTCTTATTTCGCTGAGTGAGGATCGTCCCGGAATGAAGTTCGGAATTGACCGTCTGATCGAGGAAGCTGCACTGCGGCGTCCTTTGGCTGGGAAGCGTATCGCTTTGCTCGCTCATCCAGCCTCAACCACTGCTGATCTGACCCATAGCCTGGATGCTCTGGCAGCGCTGCCGGATATTGAGTTGACGGCTGCGTTCGGTCCTCAACATGGCCTACGTGGCGACAAGCAGGACAACATGGTTGAGAGCGGTGATGAGTATGACGCCCGTCTCGGTATTCCGGTATTCAGTCTGTATGGGGAAGTGCGCCGTCCTACGGCAGAGATGCTGGATAGTTTCGATCTGCTGCTGGTGGACCTGCAGGATCTTGGCTGTCGCATCTATACCTTCATCACCACCCTGCGTTATATGCTGGAAGCAGCCGCGGATCATGGTAAAGCGGTCTGGCTGCTTGATCGCCCCAATCCGGCCGGCAGACCGGTTGAAGGTCTGATGCTGCGTGATGGTTGGGAGAGTTTTGTCGGCGCCGGGCCAATGCCGATGCGACATGGGTTGACTCTGGGTGAGATGGCCCTGTGGTTCATCAGTCACTTCAAGCTCGATGTTGAGTGTGAAGTGATTACGATGAGGGGCTGGCAACCTGATTCGGCACCGGGCTACGGTTGGCCGTTGGCTGAGCGGACATGGATCAACCCCAGTCCGAATGCGCCCAATCTGTCGATGGCCAGATGCTATGCAGGGACCGTGATGCTGGAAGGCACTACCCTGTCCGAAGGGCGTGGCACCACCAGGCCCCTGGAGCTGTTTGGAGCGCCGGATATCGATGCTTCAGCGTTGATGAAAACCATGCTTGAGTTGAGCCCCGCTTGGCTTGAAGGGTGTCGGTTACGCCCTTGCTGGTTTGAGCCAACCTTCCATAAGCATGCCGGTCACCTCTGTCAGGGGATTCAGATCCATGTGGACAGTGAAGCGCACTACCGGCATGGCAGTTTCAAACCCTGGCGTCTCCAGGCGCTGGCTTTCAAGGCATTGCGCCAGTTACAGCCCGATTATCCCCTGTGGCGTGATTTCCCCTATGAGTATGAGTTTGAGCGGCTTGCCATCGATCTAATCAATGGTTCCGGCTTACTGCGGGAGTGGGTCGATAATCCTGATGCTTCAGTTGAGGATCTCGATGCCCTGGCTATGGTGGATGAGGCAGCATGGTATCAGGCAACTGAGCGATTCAAGCTGTATTGAATTGAGTGGCAATGGGTATCAACCATTCCCATATGAAAACCATATCTCTATTTATTGTTTATGTTTGTAAAGGTTCCGTAAACCGATTATGAAAACCAATCAGTTTTCCCTTTCTATGATAGTTGCTGCAATGCTCACACTTACCGCCTGCAGTGATCGCAATCAATCGGACGAACAAACCCCGCTACAGCAACAGCAAAGCCAACCAGCACAAACCATATCACTGCCATTGAAAAACCCGAGTTTCGAAGAGTCGGATCAGTTCGTGAAAGGCTGGGGATTCTCACAGCATGCGGGGGAGCCAGCCTACGAGGTATCCATCGACACCACCGATAGTACCGATGGCAAAAACAGCTACCGTATTGAGCGCAAGCTGGTACAAGCCTGGGGAATGATCAATCAATGGTTGCCGCTGGATAGCACGGTGGGCAAATCGATCAAGCTGAGTGCCATGATCAAAAGCGAAGCGCTGGGCCCGAAAGGGTTCGATCTTAGCTTGGTGTTTCGCAAAGCCAACAAGAAATTCATTAGCGAAATCTCTTCAGAGATTGTAACGGGCAACCGTGAGTGGCAGCGGATTGAAGTTACTGCGGTTGTCCCGGCCAAGGCAGCTCATTTACAGATTACCGCAGTATTGAATGATGCGGGTACGGCCTGGCTGGATGATGTGCAGCTTACCCTTGTCGATAAGCCGTGATATGTAAACAGAGTTTTAGGCTGAGCATCAGGAGCATTCTGCAGTGACTCTATGACAGTCCCACCCAAGGGAGAAGGGGGAGCATGGTGTTTGAAGCGAAAAAGGCGATTCTGCTGGATATGAACGGTACCTTCATGTTTGACGAAGACCGCTTCGGCAGCGACGAAGACTATTCGGAGTACTACCATGGAATCGGTGGCAAGCTGGGGAAGCGTTCTATCAATCGCTTGATTGCAAAGACTTATGCTTATCTGGATGCGCGCTATCCTGATGAACGTTACAGGGATAATTTTCCGAGCGTAAAAGAGGCCATTTCTGCGGTGGCTGATTCAGCTCTGTCCCGTTCGGAGATTGATAGAATCATCAGCACTTTTTCATTTCATGAGCATGGTCATATACCGGATCAGTATGTTGAAGCATTGCTGACGCTTGCAAGCAGGTTTACGCTTGCCGCAGTGATCGATATCTGGGCGCCAAAGGAGAGGTGGTTGAGAACCTTCAGCGACAGGGGAGTTGACGACCTGTTCAACGCTGTCTCATTTTCATCGGATCATGGCATGGTGAAACCCTCCCCCAAACCTTTCAAAACTACTGTACAGTCGCTTGGTTATAGTGAGCAGGATTGTCTGGTTATCGGTGATTCGGTCAGGCGGGATCTTGAGGCTGCAATCGCTGCCGGTGTGGAATGTGTACTTGTGGGCGGGGCTCATGACAGTAGGGCGGTAGCCTGTTATCCCAATCTGCTGGCCTTCAAAGATGATTGTTGTTGAGCCACTATTAACGTCAGAAAATCAAATAGGCGGGGATGTTAACTCCCCTCTCCCCTTGTGGGAGAGGGGCCGGGGGAGAGGGGGAGAATTGGCACCTCACTCTTTATAAGAAATCAACGCGATAAGAATCAAGTATCAATCAGATTTTTATCTTTTAGTCAGGTGAAACGCTTCGCGTTCACCCTCTCCCCAACCCCTCTCCCGTTGTATAGACCGGTGTCAAGGGAGAGGGGCTTATGCTCTTGCTGCCGGGAAGATTGAAAGTTAACAGGCCCTAATATGCTAAGCATCATGAACAGTCTGTTCATGCCAGGTGAAAAAAGGAGATAGAGATGGCAATTACAGGTTCGTGTGCCTGTGGTGAAGTGACCTATAAGATTGATGGGGAGTTGCATGATGCGGCTGCCTGCCACTGTTCCATGTGCAGGAAGGCCAGTGGATCCCAATCCTCTGCATTTGCGCTGATTGAGCCGGGCAAGCTGTCGTGGTTGAGTGGTGAAGCGCTGTTGACTCACTATCAATCTTCGGAAGCCATGGGGAATTTTTTCTGTAGCAGATGCGGTTCCCCGCTAGCTGGAACTTACCAGGGTGTGATCGGCTGGGTTAGCTTGGGATCTGTCGATGGAGAGCCTGGGGTAAAGGTGGAGAAACACGTTTTCATGGGGAGTAAAGCGGCTTGGGAGACCAGTCCGGGTGATGTGCTTCAGTTTGATGAGTATGCCGATTGATCGATGTGGCGCTGAACTATTTGCAGAATGCCGACACACGCATGTCATCCTGCGGGTCAACAATCCTCCAGTCATCCAGAGGTTTGATGCAGTAGGTATAACCTTGTTCAGTAACCACTCTGATTGTGCCGTCGGCCCGTGTCGAAAGGTTCGGTGCTTCCCTTTTGGGGTTTAACGCCTGATCGAGGGTTGCCGATACTGAGTTTTTATTTTCTATGGTATCCGCCTGTTCCTCGTCGATCACCAGATTACGGCTGATCTCTTTCGATGATGAAAGAATCCTGGCAGATGTGATTTTATCTGCTGTCGTTTCTGTTATCGGTTGCTGTCGTTCGTTGAGTTCAGCCTGATTGGTTGGTGACGGGGGCTTGTCATGGTGCTTGGGTTCCGCTGTCTGAGTTGGACTCCTCTGCTGTTTCGGCATCGAGACCTGTTGGTGATTTTCGTGTGGTGTGCTGGTCCTGATTGGTGACTCGATGGTAATCCGGATCATAGCGGGTTGGTGATAAGAGGAGGACTCTGTCAGGTAACGCCACAATCTGTCACCCAGGTACCAGGTCAAGAGAAAATGCATCGCAACGGATAGGATGAGTGCTGATGCGAGAGTTCTGCTCAATGTTTCGTCCCTGAGTCGATGTCGGTCTAGCGCATGGTTACCAACTCTTCAGCAGCGCTTGGGTGAATCGCAATGGTGTCATCGAAATCCTTTTTCGTCGCACCCATGCGCATCGCCACCGCGAAACCCTGCAGCATCTCATCCGCACCGATCCCGATGACATGACAGCCGACCACTTTCTCTCTGGCGCCAACTGTAACCAGTTTCATCGCCATCTTGCTCTGATGTTTGGTGAAGGCGTGATACATGGGTGTGAATCTGGATTGGTAGATCTTTACCGCATCCCCATGAATCTCCCGGGCTTCACTTTCGGTCAGGCCGACAGTGGCGATAGGCGGGTGGCTGAAGACAACCGTCGGGATCAGATCATAGTCGAGCTTCCGCTCAGACATGTTGCCAAACAGCCGGTCACCGAGTCGTCGTCCCGCAGCGATGGCAACCGGTGTCAGTTGAGCCCTGCCGGTGACATCACCGATGGCATATACACCGGCCAGGTTGGTGTTCTGCCACTCATCGGTGGGGATGTGGCCCTGCTCATCCGTTACAATGCCTGCCATTTCCAGGTTCATGCCACTGGAAGCCGGTGCTCTGCCGATGGCCCATAGCAGTTGATCAAATCGACCCAGCTGTTGTCCGGTGTCGGCACAGATCAGTTCAAGCTCCTCGTCATCCTGTTTTTTCACTTCGCCGATTTGCGACGAGGTGATGATATTGACGCCGCCATCCATCATCTCCTCCATCAGGCACTCCCGCAACATGGCATCGAACGGTCTGAGCAGATGCTCTCTTCTCAACAGCAGGGTAACATCGCTGCCAAGGGCGTTGAGCAGGCCGGCGATCTCAACCGCAATATAGCCGCTGCCCACTACGGCGACCCGTTGTGGCAGTGTTTCCAGCTCAAAAAAACCATCTGAAGTGATGCCGTGTTCTGCCCCCGGTATGGAGGGTACAACCGGATAGGCGCCTGGGGCGATGACGATATGTTCGGCCTGCAACTGCTCGCCATTCACCTCCAGAGTATGGGCATCGATGAACCTGGCGTAACCGGTAATCTCATCGATATCGGAGTCCTTCAGATAGGTGTGATACCAGCTGTTGATACCGGATACATACTCATCCCGGTGTTGCTTCAGGGTTTCCCAGGAGAAGCCGTTGATGGCGATGTCAAAGCCGTAATCGGTTGCATCGTGCAGGGTATGGGCGATACCGGCCCCGTACCACATGACCTTCTTTGGTACACAACCCAGATTGACGCAGGTACCGCCGATCCGCTTGGCTTCGATAACGGCGCATTTGGCGCCATATTTGGCGGCGCGTTCCGCCACTGAGAGACCGCCACTTCCGGCACCGATGGCGATCAGGTCATATTTTTTAGTCATTGTTCTACCTTGGTAACGGGTGATTTATCCAAACCACTCTATGACAGAGCGCTCGCTCAGGCCATAGGACAGATTTAAATGGTCAAAGTGCCGGATCGTTACAATTTTGTCGGTTCTCGAAATCTGTTAGTACGGTGTGGCTCTGACTCAATCGGCTTGGCCGCTCAGTGGCCGGTCGGGGAGTGGAATCGTGTCAGATTGGTGGATGGTATGAGTGATAAATTAATAATAGGAAATATATATTAATAAGATCGTAATATACGATTTTATCAATTCATGATTATTCCGTAGAGTGCGCTTCAAGCTTATTTGAACCACACACTTCTGGAGAAAAAGATGTTAGAGAATCGTGAAAATCAGAGAGTCCCTCAGGTTACCTTCCGCACCCGCCGTGAGCACGAATGGGTGGATCTCAGCAGTGATGAGATCTTCAATGGCAGAACCGTGGTGGTATTTGCCCTGCCGGGCGCCTTCACGCCCACCTGCTCATCCACCCACGTACCCCGTTACAACCAGCTGACCCCGCTGTTCAAGCGTCACGGTGTCGACGAGGTGGTCTGTGTCTCGGTCAATGACGCCTTTGTGATGAATGAGTGGCAGTTGGAGCAGCAGGCCGATCGCATCCGCTTTCTGCCCGATGGAAACGGTGATTTCACCCGTGGCATGGGCATGCTGGTGTCGAAACAGGATCTCGGCTTTGGGGAGCGCTCCTGGCGTTACTCGATGCTGGTGAAGGATGGTGTCATCGAGAAGATGTTTATCGAACCGGATCTGCCTGGAGATCCTTTTGAAGTCTCGGATGCGGATAACATGCTGGCCTATCTGGCACCCAATGAGCAGCAACCGATGGATGTCACCCTGTTCACCCGAGAAGGGTGCCCCTTCTGTGTGCGGGCGAAAGGCATGTTAAGGGATGCGGAT
It includes:
- the ileS gene encoding isoleucine--tRNA ligase, producing MSDYKQTLNLPKTDFPMRGNLAQREPEMLKKWQQRELYQKIREASAGRPAFHLHDGPPYANGDIHIGHAVNKILKDIIVKSRTLDGFDAPYVPGWDCHGLPIELQVEKKIGKPGKKITTTQFRKACREYAAKQVKGQREDFIRLGVLGDWDHPYLTMDHQFEADIIRSLGKIVANDHIQKGYKPVHWCTDCGSALAEAEVEYQDKDSFAIDVAFALVDEAALLDRCHHVPEGGGEGPISFVIWTTTPWTLPANQAVALNPSYEYAMVEYESEQGKRRLVIADDMLKDVMDRFGIEHYHVVAYAKGEAFEGLMLQHPFYDRQVPVILGEHVTLEAGTGAVHTAPGHGLDDYFVGMRYNLPVDNPVGGNGCFVEATELFAGLHVLSANEQVIEVLQSRGALMHEERLRHSYPHCWRHKTPIIFRATPQWFVSMDQSGLRQQALQEIEKVNWMPDWGKARIQGMVGNRPDWCISRQRTWGVPITLFIHKQNGQLHPDTPVLIEKVAQLVEGQGFEAWFNLELDQFLGEAAADYEQVTDTLDVWFDSGVSHHCVLDARENLAFPADLYLEGSDQHRGWFQSSLMTSVAMNGCAPYKAVLTHGFTVDAQGRKMSKSLGNVVAPQKVLKTLGADIIRLWVAATDYRNEMTVSDEILKRTADAYRRIRNTARFLLSNLNGFDPKQNLLEPSQMIELDRWAVDRTLQLQQEIAEAYGDYQFHVIYQKIHNFCVNELGGFYLDIIKDRQYTTQADSLPRRSCQTAMYHIIEAMVRWLAPILSFTADEIWQSIPGERSESVFLETWYEGLYALDQDDRFNADYWQQIINLREAVSKAMESFRAEGNSSLDADVTIYANDELIDALAQLEDELRFVLITSDARALPMAQKPDQVELDETLGVGVQVTASAHAKCVRCWHHREDVGSHAEHPELCGRCVENVSGTGEPRRFA
- the lspA gene encoding signal peptidase II; protein product: MINWLWLSFVVILLDQLTKQLADRMLTLYEPVYVLPIFDLTLLYNKGAAFSFLSDQGGWQRWFFTVLAIVVTTVLTVWLWRLKQQEKWVAVSLSLIIGGAIGNVIDRILFGHVIDFLHFHYQQHYWPAFNIADSAITLGVGIMLYDALVLAKKRD
- a CDS encoding exo-beta-N-acetylmuramidase NamZ family protein, with amino-acid sequence MKFGIDRLIEEAALRRPLAGKRIALLAHPASTTADLTHSLDALAALPDIELTAAFGPQHGLRGDKQDNMVESGDEYDARLGIPVFSLYGEVRRPTAEMLDSFDLLLVDLQDLGCRIYTFITTLRYMLEAAADHGKAVWLLDRPNPAGRPVEGLMLRDGWESFVGAGPMPMRHGLTLGEMALWFISHFKLDVECEVITMRGWQPDSAPGYGWPLAERTWINPSPNAPNLSMARCYAGTVMLEGTTLSEGRGTTRPLELFGAPDIDASALMKTMLELSPAWLEGCRLRPCWFEPTFHKHAGHLCQGIQIHVDSEAHYRHGSFKPWRLQALAFKALRQLQPDYPLWRDFPYEYEFERLAIDLINGSGLLREWVDNPDASVEDLDALAMVDEAAWYQATERFKLY
- a CDS encoding HAD family hydrolase, with product MVFEAKKAILLDMNGTFMFDEDRFGSDEDYSEYYHGIGGKLGKRSINRLIAKTYAYLDARYPDERYRDNFPSVKEAISAVADSALSRSEIDRIISTFSFHEHGHIPDQYVEALLTLASRFTLAAVIDIWAPKERWLRTFSDRGVDDLFNAVSFSSDHGMVKPSPKPFKTTVQSLGYSEQDCLVIGDSVRRDLEAAIAAGVECVLVGGAHDSRAVACYPNLLAFKDDCC
- a CDS encoding GFA family protein; this translates as MAITGSCACGEVTYKIDGELHDAAACHCSMCRKASGSQSSAFALIEPGKLSWLSGEALLTHYQSSEAMGNFFCSRCGSPLAGTYQGVIGWVSLGSVDGEPGVKVEKHVFMGSKAAWETSPGDVLQFDEYAD
- the gorA gene encoding glutathione-disulfide reductase; this encodes MTKKYDLIAIGAGSGGLSVAERAAKYGAKCAVIEAKRIGGTCVNLGCVPKKVMWYGAGIAHTLHDATDYGFDIAINGFSWETLKQHRDEYVSGINSWYHTYLKDSDIDEITGYARFIDAHTLEVNGEQLQAEHIVIAPGAYPVVPSIPGAEHGITSDGFFELETLPQRVAVVGSGYIAVEIAGLLNALGSDVTLLLRREHLLRPFDAMLRECLMEEMMDGGVNIITSSQIGEVKKQDDEELELICADTGQQLGRFDQLLWAIGRAPASSGMNLEMAGIVTDEQGHIPTDEWQNTNLAGVYAIGDVTGRAQLTPVAIAAGRRLGDRLFGNMSERKLDYDLIPTVVFSHPPIATVGLTESEAREIHGDAVKIYQSRFTPMYHAFTKHQSKMAMKLVTVGAREKVVGCHVIGIGADEMLQGFAVAMRMGATKKDFDDTIAIHPSAAEELVTMR
- a CDS encoding glutathione peroxidase; its protein translation is MLENRENQRVPQVTFRTRREHEWVDLSSDEIFNGRTVVVFALPGAFTPTCSSTHVPRYNQLTPLFKRHGVDEVVCVSVNDAFVMNEWQLEQQADRIRFLPDGNGDFTRGMGMLVSKQDLGFGERSWRYSMLVKDGVIEKMFIEPDLPGDPFEVSDADNMLAYLAPNEQQPMDVTLFTREGCPFCVRAKGMLRDADIEFEELVLNKNYSESSLRAVAGISMVPQVFINGERIGGSDDLEQYLAAQQRSAA